The Alkalihalobacillus sp. TS-13 genome includes a window with the following:
- the ilvA gene encoding threonine ammonia-lyase: MHDVHRTPLKQSKTINRLTGRQVFLKMENQQRTGSFKLRGALNKICSLTKEEASRGIVCASAGNHAQGVALAASERGISAKIFMPKKTPLAKVEATKSYGAEIKLTGETYQEAFTAASEDMLANGSTFVHAFDDEKVMAGQGTIALEMMQQCPDLEAIVVPVGGGGLIAGIAVAAKTFHPQLKVIGVQSQGAPATYNQFTGKNTGYMNQAKSIADGIVVKKPGKHTYPVIEQFVDEMVTVSDEEIAYAIIFMLEREKTLVEGAGAAAVASLLCNKIDGQRNKVGCIVSGGNVDLSKIEHYRKLSHQFLDEKPLTSMS, translated from the coding sequence ATGCATGACGTCCACAGGACACCTTTGAAACAGTCGAAAACCATAAACCGTCTAACAGGCCGTCAAGTCTTTTTAAAAATGGAGAATCAGCAACGGACCGGCTCTTTCAAATTGCGTGGTGCGTTGAATAAGATCTGTTCATTGACAAAGGAAGAGGCTTCACGTGGAATCGTTTGTGCTTCAGCAGGCAACCATGCACAAGGGGTGGCGCTTGCAGCTTCGGAAAGAGGGATTTCAGCTAAAATCTTCATGCCGAAAAAGACGCCCCTCGCTAAAGTGGAAGCGACGAAATCGTATGGTGCAGAGATCAAGCTGACAGGTGAGACGTATCAGGAAGCTTTTACAGCTGCTAGTGAAGATATGCTTGCGAACGGATCTACCTTCGTCCATGCCTTTGATGATGAGAAAGTGATGGCCGGACAGGGAACAATCGCATTAGAAATGATGCAGCAATGTCCGGATTTGGAGGCGATCGTCGTACCAGTCGGAGGTGGAGGATTGATTGCTGGCATAGCTGTAGCAGCCAAGACCTTTCATCCCCAGTTGAAGGTGATCGGGGTACAATCACAAGGAGCCCCCGCAACATACAACCAGTTCACAGGGAAGAACACAGGATACATGAACCAGGCGAAAAGCATCGCGGATGGGATCGTGGTGAAAAAACCTGGGAAGCACACATATCCAGTCATTGAACAATTCGTCGATGAAATGGTGACGGTAAGTGATGAAGAAATCGCTTATGCCATCATATTCATGCTCGAAAGAGAAAAGACGCTAGTTGAAGGAGCAGGTGCAGCAGCTGTTGCTTCTCTCCTATGCAACAAGATTGATGGTCAACGGAATAAGGTCGGCTGTATCGTTAGTGGAGGGAATGTCGATCTCAGTAAAATCGAACATTATAGGAAATTAAGCCATCAATTTCTGGATGAGAAACCGCTGACCTCAATGTCTTGA
- the tsaB gene encoding tRNA (adenosine(37)-N6)-threonylcarbamoyltransferase complex dimerization subunit type 1 TsaB, protein MKALAIDTSNLVMGVSVISDGIIVGELTTNMKKNHSVRLMPAIDSLLKEVDMTPKELDRIIVAKGPGSFTGVRIGVSVAKTMAWSLGIPVTGVSSLEVLAQNGKYFDGVVCPLFDGRRGQIYTGLYGNTEGRFQLLEEERIVQLTEWLDLLKEGADKVLFLGNDLPLHQEKIVERFGERAVFGQAADHSPRSSELAALGVEREGEDPHTFTPSYLRLAEAEAKWLANQKK, encoded by the coding sequence ATGAAAGCATTAGCGATTGATACATCCAACCTTGTCATGGGTGTTTCCGTGATATCCGATGGCATAATCGTCGGAGAATTGACGACGAATATGAAAAAGAACCATTCTGTACGATTGATGCCGGCGATCGACAGTCTTTTGAAAGAAGTTGATATGACACCGAAAGAACTTGACCGCATCATTGTAGCGAAGGGTCCTGGATCTTTTACAGGTGTCCGGATCGGCGTTTCTGTGGCAAAAACGATGGCATGGTCGCTTGGCATTCCGGTTACTGGTGTATCAAGCCTTGAGGTCCTCGCCCAGAATGGGAAGTATTTTGATGGAGTGGTCTGCCCATTGTTCGACGGCAGGAGAGGGCAGATTTACACCGGTCTTTATGGGAATACGGAAGGACGATTCCAGCTTTTGGAGGAAGAGCGGATTGTCCAGCTGACCGAGTGGCTCGATCTGCTGAAGGAAGGGGCGGATAAGGTGTTGTTTTTAGGGAATGACCTTCCGCTTCATCAGGAGAAAATTGTAGAACGGTTTGGGGAGAGAGCTGTATTCGGACAAGCAGCCGATCATAGTCCTCGTTCTTCAGAGCTTGCTGCACTTGGTGTGGAACGAGAAGGAGAGGATCCTCACACCTTCACTCCAAGCTATTTGCGATTAGCTGAAGCAGAAGCCAAGTGGCTTGCGAACCAAAAGAAGTAG
- the thiL gene encoding thiamine-phosphate kinase, with amino-acid sequence MKDEFEWIESITPKKNHQPTMIEGIGDDAALIRPETEFDDILCVDTKVENIHFSRKTMSPYQIGYKALAVNISDVAAMGGAPKFFLVSIAIPQDWTEEELQEIYRGMEDLADKYTVDLIGGDTVSTSGPLVVSVTAHGRVQKDRKLLRKNAQQGDTVFLTGPVGLSAAGLELLLEDQVSDDFKSLLDAHQLPEPQVGAGLLLAESGFKIALNDISDGLASESHEIAEASQVHIQLRYDQLPVVDEFNHFTAGQVLDWMLYGGEDFQLVGTVPREDWPALEKLFSENGQPLHEIGEVVEGNKGVTLQKGDDLIPISKKGYNHFSQ; translated from the coding sequence ATGAAGGATGAATTCGAATGGATCGAGAGCATCACACCGAAAAAGAATCATCAGCCGACTATGATCGAAGGGATCGGGGATGACGCAGCACTCATCCGTCCGGAAACAGAGTTTGATGATATTTTATGTGTGGATACGAAGGTCGAAAACATCCATTTCAGCCGTAAAACGATGAGTCCCTATCAAATCGGGTATAAAGCTTTAGCTGTAAACATCAGTGATGTTGCTGCTATGGGTGGTGCACCGAAGTTTTTTCTCGTATCGATTGCGATCCCTCAGGATTGGACAGAGGAAGAGCTTCAAGAGATCTACAGAGGGATGGAAGATCTTGCTGACAAATACACCGTTGATCTTATCGGCGGGGATACGGTCTCTACCTCAGGTCCTCTCGTGGTTTCAGTGACCGCCCATGGCCGGGTCCAAAAAGACCGAAAGCTGTTGCGGAAAAATGCCCAGCAAGGTGATACCGTGTTTTTGACAGGTCCAGTCGGATTATCAGCGGCAGGACTGGAACTCCTGTTAGAGGATCAGGTTTCTGATGATTTCAAAAGTCTGCTCGATGCCCATCAGCTGCCTGAGCCGCAAGTAGGGGCGGGGTTGCTTCTCGCTGAGAGTGGGTTTAAAATTGCGTTAAACGATATTAGCGACGGACTAGCCAGTGAGTCGCATGAAATTGCTGAAGCCAGCCAGGTCCACATCCAACTTCGATATGATCAGCTTCCGGTGGTTGATGAATTCAATCACTTTACAGCTGGACAAGTGTTGGATTGGATGTTGTATGGAGGAGAAGATTTTCAATTAGTCGGTACCGTCCCGCGTGAAGACTGGCCAGCTCTGGAAAAGCTTTTCAGCGAAAACGGACAACCGCTCCATGAAATCGGCGAAGTAGTGGAAGGGAACAAAGGTGTCACCCTTCAAAAAGGTGATGATCTGATTCCGATTTCCAAAAAAGGTTATAATCATTTTAGTCAATGA
- the tsaE gene encoding tRNA (adenosine(37)-N6)-threonylcarbamoyltransferase complex ATPase subunit type 1 TsaE, giving the protein MDTLKIRLISPEETIQYGAQLAEFLKPGDVITLEGDLGAGKTTFTKGLAKGLHIKRVVKSPTFTIIREYKGRLPLYHMDVYRLEDSDEDLGFDEYFEGEGVTVVEWAHLIEDFLPDDRLAITIRRLSDEERELTIEPTGERSNSICEEFRNESISD; this is encoded by the coding sequence GTGGATACATTAAAAATCAGACTGATAAGTCCAGAAGAAACGATACAGTACGGAGCGCAGCTGGCGGAATTTTTGAAGCCAGGCGATGTCATCACATTAGAGGGTGACCTCGGTGCCGGAAAGACGACATTTACAAAAGGACTTGCGAAAGGGTTACATATCAAAAGGGTTGTGAAAAGCCCTACGTTCACGATCATCCGTGAATATAAAGGACGCCTACCGTTATATCATATGGACGTTTATCGTTTGGAAGACAGCGATGAAGACCTGGGTTTCGATGAGTATTTCGAAGGGGAGGGCGTAACGGTCGTCGAGTGGGCCCACCTCATCGAAGATTTTTTACCGGATGATCGGCTTGCAATCACGATCCGCCGTCTAAGTGATGAAGAGCGTGAATTGACGATCGAACCGACAGGAGAACGTTCGAACAGCATATGTGAGGAGTTTAGGAATGAAAGCATTAGCGATTGA